In Drosophila bipectinata strain 14024-0381.07 chromosome 2R, DbipHiC1v2, whole genome shotgun sequence, one genomic interval encodes:
- the LOC108123473 gene encoding LOW QUALITY PROTEIN: uncharacterized protein (The sequence of the model RefSeq protein was modified relative to this genomic sequence to represent the inferred CDS: inserted 1 base in 1 codon), which produces MSGKMEPASLLRRRSFFFFVTICCGFFGLEFVSAQDTSSYYFPSQNRFVPSSGSFPRQQPQSLGGFRASSGAYSPAPGSYQEQLLFIANENAKQSPSGVNTPFGGTFGGSSPQFAKPNRQSDYYDISPRPFGVPGGAGPAASAGSSGAASLAAGATSASVTNGFTRSKAIRNGLGGSGNSLTGGFQPHTQRINVPHQQTQFLAHFNENGNEKRPTSSSRPFGNGGFSPSRTRTQAPVSAQPESPVTPAATPFRPRNRYQPSSATTSSTTTTGSSAEVSSKRYNRFGSSRVKSTTSTTSTTQNTPADRPSFGRNKPNPRRPVVISREVNEPVSTVSRKPFNYSAARLKLPARPTARTTSTTESAEQEEEDEEENPDGEQEDEDAENSDEQYEESYEGPDEHSESSSLEKLPLQEENVTPLSVPKNEAEHSEEPATLTSNPVIDHESSTASTEESQTDASEVTSGEIDATTLEPENVEEVATTLLPQEDLQSTEDAHVEEQTVTTEPPLENTSEGLKSVENTSQQEEQVPAKQLDKQEEKQTSSKQEEQSESEYDDEGSRGESDGEEYDYDDEEGSEDTTSEADSQDSKHSTPSAEQEEEREIISVVTTKSVVNGSTVLPAPVTPSSNTITDEEPEEEQSPGELKQDETTPLPYEEEKGTNATENYVVVASIQPSRSINGARFLPFDGIEQEETKQTLSELERKVHSKQQPTPSQKPSADGSEEQVASSSVQPPTAASTESIIDKLDRVQSELSSGLLSGKYPIISQMDSSTPATSTTTGTGTGKFVPHIRKFQPRTTSAXSTTKAIKVQHFDEGEMDELAGLLPVGFKPKASYKNRKITTTTSTTEAPPSTVEQPKSKPGRNSTISRSFKSGQVTVQDVALAGLLPKGYKPPRTTTTTTTKKPEEISPKPSSSLESLFSEVKFDDSLAALLPKDYKVASTPKPEISVVDDISKFLPPGYKANTTTQPSTSTTPRNLPVAVPFDDLSKFLPPGYKAPKEKAEEPKLPEGVTPIKLDDLSDLLPPGFKLNATTKPEASDVSDEIPASLLPPGYKAKKLHPASTTTTTTTTSKPKPAASSTTEATGSSEGGGAGGLKVVFPKGFHKRVGAHRLTTPHPSQEGGASEPNSNASPPVVIKKGPPTRATTEFTGWPTPPTTPLSIDKLNAQTINFEDLLTASGTSSTTSSTTSTTTTTTTTTPRPTKPGHCTSDCDLAATIKIIDGVAWKPELLDHNTLEWKNLAHELEAQLNEVYSKAPQLSNWYKKVRIDSFSKGSVLVDYYVELANINEDVDTLEIRQLFHDALTKPTTPAVPDKDAQENETDSVSGPQEEQLVTASYQMGKFLIDPVATDFSVIAKNVHTNVELAEEDLLIPQWAIVVIVIGVGSLVFVIIFGVTVLLNRQKRAKKAPIPLTNDMLNELKVNHMGGVDNYGVDDFYNIDDPWNDTKQPIKPKRFTNSMHGSNSSNIYDSWRSTRHPHSSGDYFYDQQPTYSTKGDSLKRPHHHHSNHSQYPAHHHHQQPQQQHQQAYGHQYPDAFADAHQMYSYNNHASRTRYSRDYDPDF; this is translated from the exons ATACTTCCAGCTACTACTTTCCATCGCAAAACCGATTTGTGCCATCGTCCGGTTCCTTTCCGCGCCAGCAGCCCCAGTCACTGGGTGGATTCCGTGCCAGTTCCGGCGCATACTCACCAGCTCCCGGCTCCTACCAGGAGCAGCTCCTCTTCATAGCCAACGAGAACGCCAAGCAATCGCCATCCGGGGTGAATACGCCATTTGGCGGCACGTTCGGCGGCAGTTCCCCCCAATTTGCG AAACCGAATCGCCAGTCGGACTATTACGATATCTCGCCACGCCCCTTTGGGGTGCCCGGCGGGGCGGGTCCGGCGGCATCAGCTGGATCTTCGGGTGCAGCATCTTTGGCAGCTGGTGCAACGTCCGCATCGGTGACCAATGGCTTCACACGCTCCAAGGCGATACGCAACGGTCTGGGTGGATCGGGAAATAGCCTAACCGGTGGATTTCAGCCGCATACGCAGCGCATCAATGTGCCACACCAGCAGACGCAATTTCTGGCCCACTTTAATGAGAATGGG aATGAAAAGCGCCCAACGTCCAGCAGTCGTCCATTTGGCAATGGTGGCTTCTCCCCCAGTCGCACCCGTACCCAAGCTCCGGTTTCTGCCCAGCCGGAATCTCCCGTCACTCCCGCCGCCACGCCCTTCAGGCCGCGGAATCGCTACCAGCCTAGCAGTGCCACAACTTCATCCACCACAACCACGGGAAGTAGTGCCGAGGTGAGCAGCAAGCGGTACAATCGTTTCGGCAGCAGCCGGGTCAAgtccaccaccagcaccacatCCACCACCCAGAACACCCCGGCAGATCGTCCCAGTTTCGGCAGGAATAAGCCTAATCCCAGGCGGCCAGTGGTCATTAGTCGCGAGGTTAACGAGCCGGTGAGCACGGTCAGCAGGAAACCCTTCAACTACAGCGCCGCCAGGCTAAAGTTGCCCGCCCGACCCACTGCCCGGACGACCAGTACCACCGAGAGCGCCGAGCAGGAGGaagaggacgaggaggagaaCCCAGACGGTGAGCAGGAGGATGAGGATGCGGAGAACAGCGATGAGCAGTACGAGGAGAGTTACGAGGGACCCGACGAGCACTCGGAATCCTCCAGCCTGGAGAAGCTGCCGCTGCAGGAGGAAAACGTTACCCCACTGTCGGTGCCGAAGAATGAAGCGGAGCACTCCGAGGAACCTGCCACTCTGACCTCGAATCCAGTGATTGATCACGAGAGTAGCACCGCCAGCACGGAGGAAAGCCAAACGGATGCCTCCGAGGTCACCAGCGGGGAGATAGATGCCACCACCTTGGAACCAGAGAACGTAGAAGAGGTGGCCACCACACTGCTTCCGCAGGAGGATCTGCAGTCTACCGAGGATGCTCATGTGGAGGAACAAACCGTTACCACTGAGCCACCTCTGGAAAATACTTCCGAAGGCCTTAAATCGGTAGAGAACACATCTCAGCAGGAGGAGCAGGTTCCAGCCAAGCAACTGGACAAACAGGAGGAGAAGCAAACCTCTTCCAAGCAGGAAGAGCAATCCGAATCTGAATACGACGACGAAGGATCCCGGGGAGAAAGCGATGGCGAGGAATACGATTACGACGACGAGGAGGGCAGCGAGGATACCACCAGCGAGGCCGACAGCCAGGACTCGAAGCACTCCACTCCCAGTGCGGAGCAAGAAGAGGAGCGGGAGATCATCTCCGTGGTGACCACCAAGAGCGTGGTGAACGGATCCACAGTGCTCCCGGCTCCTGTCACGCCAAGTTCCAACACGATAACCGACGAGGAGCCTGAGGAAGAGCAATCTCCTGGAGAGTTGAAGCAAGACGAGACCACACCTCTGCCCTACGAAGAGGAAAAGGGAACCAACGCCACCGAGAACTATGTGGTTGTGGCCTCCATCCAGCCCAGCCGAAGCATCAACGGAGCACGCTTTTTGCCCTTCGACGGAATCGAGCAGGAGGAGACCAAACAGACCCTCTCCGAGCTGGAGCGCAAGGTGCACTCCAAGCAGCAGCCAACTCCCTCCCAGAAACCATCCGCCGACGGCAGCGAAGAGCAGGTCGCCAGCTCATCTGTCCAGCCCCCGACAGCCGCTTCGACGGAAAGCATCATCGACAAACTGGATCGAGTGCAGTCGGAGCTCTCTAGTGGCCTGCTGTCCGGAAAGTATCCTATCATCAGCCAGATGGATTCCTCCACACCCGCCACCAGCACCACAACCGGCACTGGCACTGGAAAATTCGTGCCCCACATCCGTAAGTTCCAGCCCAGGACGACGTCCG CCAGCACCACCAAGGCCATTAAGGTCCAGCACTTTGACGAGGGAGAGATGGATGAACTGGCCGGTCTGCTTCCAGTCGGCTTCAAGCCCAAGGCCAGCTACAAGAACCGCAagatcaccaccaccacctccacaACGGAGGCACCTCCATCCACGGTAGAGCAACCCAAATCCAAGCCAGGACGCAACTCGACCATCAGTAGATCTTTCAAGAGCGGCCAGGTTACCGTGCAGGATGTGGCTCTAGCGGGTCTCCTGCCCAAGGGCTACAAGCCCCCAAGGACAACgaccaccactaccaccaaGAAGCCAGAGGAGATCAGCCCTAAGCCATCGTCCAGTTTGGAGAGTCTGTTCAGCGAAGTGAAGTTCGACGACAGCCTGGCGGCTCTGCTGCCCAAGGACTACAAGGTGGCCAGCACACCCAAGCCCGAAATTTCCGTTGTAGACGATATATCCAAGTTCCTGCCGCCTGGCTACAAGGCGAACACCACAACGCAGCCTAGCACCTCGACAACACCAAGGAATCTGCCCGTGGCAGTGCCCTTCGACGACTTAAGCAAGTTCCTGCCTCCCGGTTACAAGGCCCCCAAGGAGAAGGCAGAGGAGCCCAAGCTTCCGGAGGGAGTGACTCCCATTAAGCTGGACGACTTGAGTGACCTGCTGCCGCCGGGATTCAAGCTGAACGCCACCACGAAACCAGAGGCCAGCGACGTCAGTGACGAGATACCTGCTTCACTGCTGCCACCCGGATACAAAGCTAAGAAGCTTCATCCAGCCTCGacgaccaccaccaccacaaccaccagCAAACCCAAGCCGGCAGCGTCCAGCACCACCGAGGCAACTGGATCCTCAGAAGGAGGAGGGGCAGGAGGCTTGAAGGTGGTCTTCCCGAAGGGCTTCCACAAGCGAGTCGGTGCCCATCGCCTGACCACGCCACATCCCTCTCAGGAGGGCGGCGCTTCCGAGCCGAATTCTAACGCCTCGCCTCCGGTGGTGATCAAGAAGGGTCCACCGACCAGGGCAACCACAGAGTTCACGGGATGGCCGACGCCACCCACTACCCCGCTCTCCATCGACAAACTCAATGCTCAGACCATTAACTTTGAGGACCTACTGACCGCCAGCGGaaccagcagcaccaccagcagcactACTTCCACGACTAcgacaaccacaacaacaacgccACGACCCACCAAGCCTGGTCACTGCACCTCGGACTGCGACCTGGCGGCCACCATCAAGATCATAGACGGCGTGGCCTGGAAGCCGGAGCTACTGGACCACAACACCCTGGAGTGGAAGAATCTGGCCCACGAGCTAGAGGCACAG CTCAATGAGGTCTACTCCAAGGCCCCGCAGCTAAGCAACTGGTACAAAAAGGTGCGCATTGACAGCTTCAGCAAGGGCAGCGTCCTGGTCGACTACTACGTGGAGCTGGCCAACATAAACGAGGATGTGGATACTCTGGAGATCCGGCAGTTGTTCCATGATGCCCTCACCAAACCGACTACACCCGCTGTGCCCGATAAGGATGCCCAGGAAAATGAAACAGATAGTGTGTCGGGACCGCAGGAGGAGCAGCTAGTCACGGCCAGCTACCAGATGGGCAAGTTCCTGATCGATCCCGTGGCCACCGATTTCAGTG TCATCGCCAAGAATGTCCACACGAATGTGGAACTGGCCGAGGAGGATCTGCTGATACCCCAATGGGCCATTGTTGTGATTGTGATTGGAGTGGGTTCCCTGGTCTTTGTCATCATCTTTGGTGTTACAGTG CTCCTTAATCGTCAAAAGAGGGCCAAAAAGGCACCCATTCCTCTGACCAACGACATGCTGAACGAACTGAAGGTGAACCATATGGGTGGTGTGGACAACTACGGGGTGGACGACTTCTATAATATCGATGATCCTTGGAACGATACCAAGCAGCCCATTAAGCCAAAG CGGTTTACCAACTCGATGCATGGTAGCAACAGCTCCAATATCTACGACAGCTGGCGCTCCACCCGCCATCCGCACAGCAGTGGAGACTACTTCTATGACCAGCAGCCGACCTACTCCACGAAGGGTGACTCCCTGAAGCGcccgcaccaccaccacagcaACCACAGCCAGTATCCCgcccaccaccatcaccagcagccccagcagcagcaccaacagGCGTACGGACACCAGTATCCGGATGCCTTCGCCGATGCCCACCAAATGTACAGCTACAACAACCATGCGAGTCGGACGCGCTACTCCCGCGACTACGATCCCGACTTTTGA